One part of the Candidatus Flexicrinis affinis genome encodes these proteins:
- a CDS encoding beta-lactamase family protein: MKRTRNAPSIARLPLAFVLTLVAAVLMAPGVLAQGETTYTAPDGGWTVPVPGGWTTTEGEGYVQFSSGDGMDLFVLTFPDGDVEDIAPEAWALVDSEFDLTYEPNNVQRITDEVLLQGYDSAGVITYANGTGADGKIVQAAVQSFNGTAYVILIDTDLPTLQRRVAQLQIFSTGFLPAGFGADDLSAAEVVPFDTDFFEEVDAFVADAHDRLNVDSVAYAVVRDGEIVHTAGFGTQVDGDPVTADTHFMIGSITKTMTTLLMAQAIDQGAFTWETPVIEIDPAFAVADPEISAQLTMSNLVCACTGVPRRDYELIYNPAVPADEILAQLETFEFFTGFGEAFQYSNQLVAAAGYETARALDPDADDLLDAYIALVQDGIFGPVGMTETTFDFDAIAAGERYSLPYGRGALEYEPLSIETESFLLSVAPAGAAWSTANDMASYLVMLMNGGVTADGTRVVSEEGLARVQTPQVSIDSNTSYGLGWILGEYKEVPVYFHDGNTLGYSASMTYMPDKGIGIVVLVNQQGSSAPGLIASNFYSLALADPEPDAAGTLDFIVTTTADNVAKAEDTVIRTFDAEVVGQFAGTYANPVLGEITLTVTDDNGVTFDAGEFVTALWRSTEQDDPEVYFMADPPLTGDRVRLALGEDGDPRVVVGLGLTEYVFTLTK; encoded by the coding sequence CCCCAGGCGTTTTGGCGCAAGGCGAGACGACGTACACCGCGCCGGATGGCGGCTGGACTGTCCCGGTGCCCGGCGGGTGGACGACGACCGAAGGTGAGGGCTATGTTCAGTTCTCAAGCGGCGACGGCATGGACCTGTTTGTGCTGACGTTTCCTGACGGCGACGTCGAGGACATCGCACCGGAGGCGTGGGCACTAGTCGATTCGGAATTCGACCTGACCTACGAGCCGAACAACGTTCAGCGCATCACCGACGAAGTGCTGCTGCAAGGCTACGACAGCGCCGGCGTCATCACCTACGCCAATGGAACAGGCGCCGACGGCAAGATTGTTCAAGCTGCGGTTCAGTCGTTCAATGGCACCGCCTATGTCATCCTGATCGACACCGACCTACCGACCCTTCAGCGGCGAGTCGCCCAGCTACAGATCTTCTCGACGGGTTTCCTTCCCGCGGGCTTTGGCGCTGATGACCTGAGCGCCGCCGAGGTCGTCCCATTCGACACAGACTTCTTCGAGGAGGTGGACGCGTTCGTCGCAGACGCACACGATCGACTGAACGTCGACTCTGTCGCGTATGCTGTCGTGCGCGACGGCGAAATCGTCCATACAGCCGGTTTCGGGACGCAGGTCGACGGCGATCCGGTGACCGCAGACACGCACTTCATGATCGGGTCGATCACCAAGACGATGACCACGCTGCTGATGGCGCAGGCCATCGACCAAGGTGCGTTCACGTGGGAGACGCCGGTGATCGAGATCGACCCGGCGTTCGCCGTTGCCGATCCGGAAATTTCCGCCCAGCTCACGATGTCCAATCTGGTGTGTGCCTGCACGGGCGTGCCCCGGCGCGACTACGAGCTGATTTATAACCCGGCCGTGCCCGCCGACGAGATCCTCGCACAGCTTGAGACGTTCGAGTTCTTCACGGGCTTCGGCGAGGCATTCCAGTACAGCAACCAGCTCGTCGCCGCTGCCGGATACGAGACCGCCCGCGCGCTCGACCCGGACGCCGACGATCTGCTCGACGCGTACATCGCGCTGGTGCAGGACGGCATCTTCGGGCCGGTCGGCATGACCGAAACGACCTTCGACTTTGACGCCATCGCCGCAGGCGAGCGCTACTCCCTGCCTTACGGGCGCGGCGCGTTGGAGTATGAACCGCTCTCGATCGAGACCGAATCATTCTTGCTCTCGGTTGCGCCTGCCGGCGCGGCATGGTCGACTGCCAACGACATGGCGTCGTATCTCGTCATGCTGATGAACGGCGGCGTTACTGCCGACGGCACCCGAGTCGTCAGCGAAGAAGGGCTGGCGCGGGTGCAAACGCCACAGGTGTCGATCGACTCGAACACGTCCTACGGGCTTGGCTGGATACTGGGCGAGTACAAGGAAGTGCCGGTGTACTTCCACGATGGCAACACGCTTGGCTATTCCGCATCGATGACGTACATGCCCGACAAGGGCATCGGTATCGTCGTGCTGGTCAACCAGCAGGGATCGAGCGCGCCCGGCCTGATAGCCTCCAACTTCTACAGCCTTGCATTGGCCGATCCGGAACCGGACGCCGCAGGAACACTCGACTTTATCGTGACGACCACCGCGGACAACGTCGCCAAAGCGGAAGACACGGTGATCCGGACGTTCGACGCGGAGGTAGTCGGGCAGTTTGCGGGTACGTATGCCAACCCGGTGCTGGGTGAGATCACGCTAACCGTAACCGACGACAATGGGGTGACGTTCGATGCAGGCGAGTTCGTCACCGCGCTGTGGCGTTCGACCGAGCAGGACGACCCCGAAGTGTACTTCATGGCCGACCCGCCGCTCACCGGCGACCGCGTGCGCCTCGCGCTCGGCGAGGATGGAGATCCGCGTGTCGTTGTCGGGCTCGGGTTGACGGAGTACGTATTCACGCTGACGAAATAG
- a CDS encoding shikimate kinase, whose product MPLPSIILIGPSKAGKTTLAQALAEAMGWPWLDLDKLRWGYYAEIGYDPGLADAHRQHGGIVELAQYWRPFDVYGVERVLQDYPTDHVIAFGAGHSYYNDPALFERAKIALLPFPHVILLLPSPDVEVSAAELERRLRESEPDMAETSIRGIMAMNRTFLTHPSNALLATRTVYTLDKSIDEMVQELLYGRE is encoded by the coding sequence GTGCCGCTTCCCAGCATCATCCTGATCGGTCCGAGCAAGGCCGGCAAGACCACCCTCGCTCAGGCGCTGGCCGAGGCCATGGGCTGGCCTTGGCTCGATCTCGACAAGCTGCGTTGGGGTTACTACGCCGAGATCGGCTACGATCCGGGACTCGCCGACGCGCACCGCCAGCATGGCGGTATTGTCGAACTGGCCCAGTACTGGCGGCCGTTCGACGTGTACGGCGTCGAGCGCGTGCTGCAAGATTACCCGACCGACCACGTGATCGCGTTCGGCGCAGGGCACTCGTACTATAACGATCCGGCGCTTTTCGAGCGCGCCAAGATCGCGCTTTTGCCGTTTCCGCACGTGATTCTGCTGCTGCCGTCGCCGGATGTTGAGGTATCCGCCGCGGAACTCGAACGCCGCCTGCGCGAGTCCGAGCCGGACATGGCAGAAACGTCGATCCGCGGGATCATGGCAATGAACCGTACGTTCCTCACGCACCCATCCAACGCACTGCTGGCGACACGGACGGTCTACACGCTCGACAAGTCGATCGACGAAATGGTGCAGGAACTGCTGTACGGGCGCGAATAG